One genomic region from Xenopus laevis strain J_2021 chromosome 2L, Xenopus_laevis_v10.1, whole genome shotgun sequence encodes:
- the LOC108707461 gene encoding olfactory receptor class A-like protein 1, with protein sequence MGEHPVNTMQDLLRGLGFLLQMSFGVICNAIILAAYLVADCSDIKKIDIIVCHLTLVNLVSLLSRGVPYSMMLLGVPNVLTDVGCKAVIYTYRVTRALSISSTCNLSVFQLATIAPTVTPWGIFKNLVSKYILHSFVGFWILHMSTYIIMPLTVGAPVNNTIPQRAVNMGFCYATFLDYIPEILITMFTTGIDYLHLALMTLCSITMLVILKRHSQQVRYLQSTTQSVEVRASKIIISLVSLYVMFHGVDSFLTLYATYKKDGSPIVVDVRVFLSSSYAAISPLILIHFCKKMFARWPFRNRECKSRIITSVSHVSC encoded by the coding sequence GTGAACATCCAGTAAACACAATGCAAGATCTCCTGAGGGGTCTGGGTTTTCTCCTGCAAATGAGCTTTGGAGTTATTTGTAATGCAATCATTTTAGCAGCTTATTTGGTTGCAGATTGTTCAGACATAAAGAAAATAGACATCATTGTCTGTCATCTCACATTAGTCAACTTGGTTTCGCTGCTCTCAAGAGGAGTTCCTTACTCAATGATGCttttaggggtgccaaatgtactAACTGATGTGGGCTGCAAAGCAGTGATTTATACTTATAGGGTCACTAGAGCACTTTCTATATCATCAACCTGTAATTTGAGCGTGTTTCAGTTAGCAACTATAGCTCCCACAGTAACTCCATGGGGAATATTTAAAAATCTAGTATCAAAGTACATTCTTCACTCATTTGTAGGTTTCTGGATCCTCCATATGTCCACCTATATAATCATGCCATTAACTGTGGGTGCTCCAGTGAACAACACCATACCTCAAAGGGCTGTAAATATGGGTTTCTGCTATGCAACATTCTTAGATTATATACCTGAAATTCTCATTACCATGTTTACTACAGGCATAGACTACTTACATCTAGCTCTTATGACATTATGTAGTATCACCATGTTAGTTATACTGAAGAGGCACAGCCAGCAAGTTAGATATCTCCAGAGCACAACGCAAAGTGTAGAAGTGAGAGCttctaaaataattatttctctTGTTTCCCTGTATGTTATGTTTCATGGGGTTGATAGTTTTTTGACATTATACGCCACATATAAGAAAGACGGTTCACCCATTGTGGTGGATGTCCGTGTTTTCTTATCTTCAAGTTATGCTGCTATAAGTCCTCTCATTTTGATTCATTTTTGCAAAAAGATGTTTGCCAGATGGCCATTCAGGAACAGAGAATGTAAATCAAGAATAATAACCAGTGTATCACATGTGTCTTGCTAA